One stretch of Streptomyces zhihengii DNA includes these proteins:
- a CDS encoding sensor histidine kinase: MSLFWRIFALNALVLGVATALLLWAPVTVSVPVLLTEAVILLGGLGVMLVANAALLRVGLAPLDRLTRQMATVDLLRPGGRLPVPGHGGVGELIHTFNEMIERLEAERAASSARALNAQESERRRIAQELHDEVGQSMTAVLLTLKRAADQSGGPLRDDMRLAQETTRASLDEVRRLARRLRPGVLEDLGLVSALTSLAVEFATHTGLRVERRFGAGLPGLDRVGELVVYRVAQESLTNVARHAEAGNVTLELTGTPGAVTLTVTDDGRGVGLARDGAGIRGMRERALLLGASLDIGATGRGGTRVRLTVPVAPLAPAFVPLAPAAPEEGLP, translated from the coding sequence GTGTCCCTGTTCTGGCGGATTTTCGCGCTCAACGCCCTGGTGCTCGGAGTCGCCACCGCGCTGCTGCTGTGGGCGCCGGTGACGGTCTCCGTGCCCGTACTGCTGACGGAGGCGGTGATCCTTCTCGGCGGGCTCGGCGTCATGCTGGTCGCCAACGCGGCGCTGCTGCGCGTCGGCCTGGCGCCGCTGGACCGGCTGACGCGGCAGATGGCCACCGTCGACCTCCTCCGGCCCGGCGGCCGTCTGCCCGTGCCGGGCCACGGCGGGGTCGGGGAGCTGATCCACACCTTCAACGAGATGATCGAGCGGCTGGAGGCCGAGCGGGCCGCCAGCAGCGCCCGCGCCCTGAACGCCCAGGAGTCCGAACGGCGCCGGATCGCGCAGGAGTTGCACGACGAGGTCGGCCAGAGCATGACCGCCGTCCTGCTGACGCTGAAGCGGGCGGCCGACCAGTCCGGCGGGCCGCTGCGGGACGACATGCGGCTCGCGCAGGAGACCACCCGGGCGAGCCTCGACGAGGTCCGCCGGCTCGCCCGCCGGCTGCGCCCCGGCGTGCTGGAGGACCTCGGGCTGGTCAGCGCGCTGACCTCGCTCGCGGTCGAGTTCGCCACCCACACCGGGCTGCGCGTCGAGCGCCGCTTCGGCGCCGGCCTGCCCGGCCTCGACCGGGTCGGCGAACTCGTCGTCTACCGGGTCGCCCAGGAAAGTCTGACCAATGTCGCCCGGCACGCGGAGGCGGGGAACGTGACCCTTGAACTGACCGGTACGCCCGGCGCGGTGACGCTGACCGTCACCGACGACGGCCGGGGTGTGGGACTGGCGCGCGACGGCGCCGGCATCCGCGGCATGCGCGAACGCGCCCTGCTGCTGGGCGCCTCGCTCGACATCGGCGCCACCGGGCGGGGCGGCACCCGCGTCCGGCTGACGGTGCCGGTGGCACCGCTCGCGCCGGCCTTCGTGCCGCTCGCCCCGGCGGCCCCCGAGGAGGGGCTGCCATGA
- a CDS encoding response regulator, with product MTDTPEIRILLADDHALVRRGVRLILDGEPGLRVVAEAGDGAEAVEMVRGHEVDLAVLDIGMPRMTGIQAARELASLRPGLRILMLTMYDNEQYFFQALKAGACGYVLKSVADRDLVAACRAAMRGESFLYPGAVTALIRNYLDRARLGEDAGGEILTAREEEVLKLVAEGLSSKDIAETLFISVKTVQRHRANLLSKLGLRDRLALTRYAIRSGLIEP from the coding sequence ATGACGGACACACCGGAGATCCGCATCCTGCTCGCCGACGACCACGCGCTGGTGCGCAGGGGCGTGCGGCTCATCCTCGACGGGGAGCCCGGTCTGCGGGTGGTGGCCGAGGCGGGCGACGGCGCGGAGGCCGTCGAGATGGTCCGCGGCCACGAGGTCGACCTCGCGGTCCTCGACATCGGCATGCCGAGGATGACCGGCATCCAGGCCGCGCGCGAACTGGCGTCGCTCCGGCCGGGGCTGCGCATCCTGATGCTGACCATGTACGACAACGAGCAGTACTTCTTCCAGGCCCTGAAGGCGGGGGCCTGCGGCTACGTCCTCAAGTCCGTCGCCGACCGCGACCTGGTGGCGGCGTGCCGGGCCGCGATGCGCGGCGAGTCCTTCCTCTACCCCGGGGCCGTCACGGCGCTGATCCGCAACTACCTGGACCGCGCCCGCCTCGGCGAGGACGCCGGGGGCGAGATCCTCACGGCGCGGGAGGAGGAGGTCCTGAAGCTGGTGGCGGAGGGGCTGTCGTCGAAGGACATCGCGGAGACGCTCTTCATCAGCGTCAAGACCGTCCAGCGCCACCGGGCGAACCTGCTGAGCAAGCTGGGGCTCCGGGACCGGCTTGCGCTCACCCGCTACGCGATCCGGTCCGGCCTGATCGAGCCCTGA
- a CDS encoding ABC transporter permease, which translates to MRATLRWANADLRAHRGEALFVVLASAGVIASLLLAGALLGYAANPWQRVFNQSQGAHIWLHTRGGADTAALRDLEGVTSLAGPYRTADATAASRGARAGIELRATGAQLPRTGRPLLTRGQWLASRTDEIVLESSVAQALWAEPGDTLRVTGPRGAAHTLRVAGIAEAAEPRYRPGGQPGTGWVLPGALDTVAPGSHDQTVGLRLADPDDTDFMVQRAVTVLGADRVAQVTKWEQARAEAGDDDRLLGLLFAVFGLGALLAAALAASGAVAARVRGQLRDIAVLKAVGFTPGQVVRAFLLQHLAFALLGVALGSAAIAVVGSRIPGRIGDAVSVWQDLPGRAAVMTGVPAGAVLLIAAATSLAAWRAGRVPPVPVARAAQPLPSPMTALGRRALGMRVPPALVLGWRAAFPRRGRTLLQVARLALPLVLITVALVAWSTLDQFRDRPERMGLPTALTVRAAQPGGPADAELRATLTRVPGVASAHPGAEMAALVPGQTGTITLRGLGTDAEPYPSAVAEGRSPAGPDEAVAGQGLLDLLDARVGDWVRMTVGGRPQILHIVGRSIEPESGGRVVTTTLDTLRERDPLLRPGFQALVLSEGADPRAVAARVGAAADGTLEVRVTPNPADRLEPARAVIAALIGVLALIGLIELLTLIGTEVRDRARDLLALKAIGLTPRQIGAVIVTAAGLTALVSATLGTSAGALAGHWLVDAQARTSGMGAGVAQVPPFTVLLAVAAAAVAGAVAAATLPATRTARRRLADSLSETL; encoded by the coding sequence GTGCGGGCGACTCTGCGCTGGGCCAACGCCGATCTGCGCGCGCACCGCGGCGAGGCGCTGTTCGTGGTGCTGGCCAGCGCGGGTGTGATCGCCTCGCTGCTGCTCGCCGGAGCACTCCTCGGATACGCCGCCAACCCCTGGCAGCGGGTCTTCAACCAGTCCCAGGGCGCCCACATATGGCTCCACACCCGCGGCGGCGCCGACACCGCGGCGCTCCGGGACCTCGAAGGCGTCACCTCCCTCGCCGGCCCCTACCGCACGGCCGACGCCACCGCCGCGTCCCGGGGCGCGCGGGCGGGCATCGAACTGCGCGCCACCGGCGCGCAGCTCCCCCGGACCGGACGGCCCCTGCTCACCCGGGGTCAGTGGCTCGCCTCCCGGACGGACGAGATCGTCCTGGAGAGCTCCGTCGCCCAAGCCCTGTGGGCCGAACCGGGCGACACCCTGCGGGTGACCGGCCCGCGCGGCGCCGCGCACACGCTGCGCGTCGCCGGGATCGCCGAGGCCGCGGAACCGCGTTACCGGCCCGGCGGCCAGCCGGGGACCGGCTGGGTGCTCCCCGGCGCACTGGACACGGTCGCCCCCGGGTCGCACGACCAGACGGTGGGCCTGCGCCTGGCCGATCCGGACGACACCGACTTCATGGTGCAGCGGGCCGTCACCGTGCTCGGTGCCGACCGGGTCGCGCAGGTCACCAAGTGGGAGCAGGCGCGGGCCGAGGCCGGCGACGACGACCGGCTGCTCGGGCTGCTGTTCGCCGTGTTCGGTCTCGGGGCGCTGCTGGCCGCCGCGCTCGCCGCCTCCGGCGCGGTCGCGGCACGGGTGCGCGGGCAGCTCAGGGACATCGCGGTGCTCAAGGCCGTCGGCTTCACCCCGGGGCAGGTGGTGCGGGCGTTCCTGCTCCAGCATCTGGCGTTCGCGCTGCTCGGGGTCGCGCTCGGATCCGCCGCGATCGCGGTGGTCGGCTCCCGGATTCCGGGCAGGATCGGCGACGCGGTCTCCGTGTGGCAGGACCTGCCGGGCCGGGCCGCCGTGATGACCGGTGTGCCGGCCGGCGCGGTGCTGCTGATCGCGGCCGCCACCTCGCTCGCCGCCTGGCGGGCGGGCCGGGTGCCGCCGGTGCCCGTGGCCCGGGCGGCTCAGCCGCTGCCGTCCCCGATGACGGCGCTGGGGCGCCGCGCGCTCGGGATGCGGGTGCCGCCCGCGCTGGTGCTGGGCTGGCGGGCCGCGTTCCCCCGCCGGGGCCGCACGCTCCTCCAGGTGGCCCGGCTGGCGCTGCCGCTGGTCCTGATCACGGTGGCGCTCGTCGCCTGGTCGACCCTGGACCAGTTCCGCGACCGGCCGGAGCGCATGGGGCTGCCGACGGCGCTGACCGTGCGCGCGGCCCAGCCCGGCGGGCCCGCGGACGCCGAGCTGCGGGCGACGCTGACGCGGGTCCCGGGGGTGGCCTCCGCCCATCCCGGCGCGGAGATGGCCGCCCTGGTGCCCGGCCAGACCGGCACGATCACCCTGCGCGGCCTCGGCACCGACGCCGAGCCGTACCCCTCCGCCGTGGCCGAGGGCCGCTCCCCCGCCGGGCCGGACGAGGCGGTCGCCGGGCAGGGACTGCTGGACCTGCTGGACGCCCGGGTCGGGGACTGGGTCCGGATGACGGTCGGGGGCCGGCCGCAGATCCTGCACATCGTCGGCCGCAGCATCGAACCGGAGTCCGGCGGGCGGGTGGTCACCACCACCCTGGACACACTGCGCGAACGCGATCCGCTGCTGCGGCCGGGCTTCCAGGCCCTGGTGCTGAGCGAGGGCGCGGACCCGCGCGCGGTCGCCGCCCGGGTGGGCGCCGCGGCGGACGGCACGCTGGAGGTCCGGGTGACGCCGAACCCGGCCGACCGCCTCGAACCGGCCCGGGCCGTGATCGCCGCGCTGATCGGCGTCCTCGCGCTGATCGGCCTGATCGAGCTGCTCACCCTCATCGGCACCGAGGTGCGCGACCGGGCGCGTGACCTGCTCGCCCTGAAGGCGATCGGGCTGACCCCGCGCCAGATCGGCGCGGTGATCGTGACGGCGGCCGGGCTGACGGCGCTGGTCTCCGCCACCCTCGGCACGTCGGCCGGCGCGCTGGCCGGGCACTGGCTGGTGGACGCGCAGGCCCGGACGAGCGGCATGGGGGCGGGCGTCGCCCAGGTGCCCCCGTTCACCGTGCTGCTGGCGGTCGCGGCCGCCGCCGTCGCCGGGGCCGTCGCGGCGGCCACCCTGCCGGCGACCCGCACGGCCCGGCGACGGCTGGCGGACTCGCTGAGCGAGACGCTGTAG
- a CDS encoding ABC transporter ATP-binding protein: protein MSEAAPAGDHREPPAAPADGPGPADAPTGRPGTTRAPAEGTGTAPTPILRAEQLTKTHHGEGAAVHAVRGVDLTVQPGEFVAVTGPSGAGKSTLLHLMGGLQRPDSGRLWLDGERVDQYREARWAVLRRRRVGIVFQFFNLVSNLTVADNVELPALLAGASPAAARASRAELLAELGLEGREKSVPGELSGGEQQRVALARALVNHPALLLADEPAGSLDSKGTREVLRLLTRFHQRGQTILMVTHDARMASAADRVISFFDGRIADDAMLGSAARGGRHGVSGVLELKE from the coding sequence ATGAGCGAGGCCGCGCCCGCCGGCGACCACCGCGAACCCCCCGCCGCGCCCGCGGACGGGCCGGGCCCGGCGGACGCGCCCACCGGCCGGCCGGGCACGACCCGGGCGCCCGCTGAGGGGACGGGCACGGCGCCCACGCCCATCCTGCGGGCCGAGCAGCTCACCAAGACCCACCACGGCGAGGGCGCGGCCGTGCACGCCGTGCGCGGCGTGGACCTGACCGTCCAGCCCGGCGAGTTCGTCGCCGTCACCGGCCCCTCCGGCGCGGGCAAGTCCACCCTGCTGCACCTCATGGGCGGGCTCCAGCGCCCGGACAGCGGGCGGCTGTGGCTCGACGGCGAACGCGTCGACCAGTACCGCGAGGCCCGCTGGGCGGTGCTGCGGCGGCGCCGGGTCGGCATCGTCTTCCAGTTCTTCAACCTGGTCTCCAACCTCACCGTCGCCGACAACGTCGAGCTCCCCGCCCTGCTCGCCGGGGCGTCCCCGGCGGCGGCCCGCGCGTCGCGCGCGGAGCTGCTCGCCGAACTCGGGCTCGAAGGCCGGGAGAAGTCCGTGCCGGGCGAGCTGTCCGGCGGCGAACAGCAGCGCGTCGCCCTCGCCCGCGCGCTCGTCAACCACCCCGCCCTGCTCCTCGCCGACGAACCGGCCGGCAGCCTCGACAGCAAGGGCACCCGGGAGGTGCTGCGGCTGCTGACCCGCTTCCACCAGCGGGGCCAGACCATCCTGATGGTCACCCACGACGCCCGGATGGCCAGCGCGGCCGACCGTGTCATCAGCTTCTTCGACGGCCGGATAGCCGACGACGCGATGCTCGGCAGCGCCGCGCGCGGCGGGCGCCACGGGGTGTCGGGCGTGCTCGAACTCAAGGAGTGA
- a CDS encoding PadR family transcriptional regulator: MRLPLLALLTRGPAHGYELKLDLEKLLGAAYPQPNVGQIYVTLGRLEKSGLIDGEDVEQAGRPNKRTYRLTAAGREAVLAWFEETHDEPRVRDEFFMKLALAPESGLADPVALINRQRRQYLNTMRELSRLAAAEDRDNRISQLLIEGAMLHLQADLDWLERCQEELE, encoded by the coding sequence GTGCGGCTGCCGCTCCTGGCACTTCTCACCCGCGGTCCCGCGCACGGCTACGAGCTGAAGCTGGACCTTGAGAAGCTCCTGGGCGCCGCGTACCCTCAGCCGAACGTCGGCCAGATCTACGTCACCCTCGGCCGGCTGGAGAAGAGCGGTCTGATCGACGGCGAGGACGTCGAGCAGGCGGGCCGGCCCAACAAGCGCACGTACCGGCTGACGGCCGCGGGGCGTGAGGCGGTGCTGGCCTGGTTCGAGGAGACCCACGACGAACCGCGGGTACGGGACGAGTTCTTCATGAAGCTCGCCCTCGCGCCCGAGTCGGGGCTCGCGGACCCGGTGGCACTGATCAACCGGCAGCGCAGGCAGTACCTCAACACCATGCGGGAACTGTCGCGGCTGGCCGCCGCCGAGGACCGGGACAACCGGATCTCCCAGTTGCTGATCGAAGGGGCCATGCTGCACCTCCAGGCCGATCTGGACTGGCTGGAACGCTGTCAGGAGGAGCTGGAATGA
- a CDS encoding ABC transporter substrate-binding protein, translating to MRWMRAAGRGLLVAAVVVAGYAGFGVRGGQEPPGRGPMTLVTAGDLTGYLPPLIREWNERHPDERVTLVELPDSADETRAQMISELRSGSDRFDVLNIDVAWTSEFAAAGWIAPLERGRFPLDAFLRPVVDTATFEGRLYAVPYVTNAGLLYYRKDVLEQAGEKPPRTWDELARQARTLAPRHGLDGYAGQFLPYEGLTVNVTEAVHSAGGSVLRDDGARVSVDSRAARDGLSFLAAGVREGWIPREALGWKEEESRQAFQDGRLLFLRNWPYVYAEAAAKDSPVAGRIGTVPLPGPDGPGTSVLGGSNLAVSSHSRHPASAADLIAYLTGERVQRRVLTEGALPPVRAALYEDPALIRDHPYLPTLRESVLTAVPRPKSPRYDQVSLAVQAVAQDVMALRQSPDLAVGRLARELSAISRRG from the coding sequence ATGCGGTGGATGCGTGCCGCGGGTAGAGGACTCCTGGTCGCGGCGGTGGTGGTGGCCGGCTACGCCGGTTTCGGCGTGCGGGGCGGGCAGGAGCCGCCGGGCCGCGGGCCGATGACCCTGGTGACGGCCGGCGATCTCACCGGCTATCTGCCGCCGCTGATCCGCGAGTGGAACGAGCGGCATCCCGATGAACGGGTGACCCTGGTCGAGCTGCCCGACTCCGCGGACGAGACCCGCGCCCAGATGATCAGCGAACTGCGGTCCGGCAGCGACCGGTTCGACGTCCTCAACATCGACGTCGCGTGGACCTCGGAGTTCGCCGCGGCGGGCTGGATAGCGCCCCTGGAGCGCGGCCGCTTCCCGCTGGACGCCTTCCTGCGCCCGGTCGTGGACACCGCCACCTTCGAGGGCCGGCTGTACGCCGTCCCGTACGTGACCAACGCCGGACTGCTCTACTACCGCAAGGACGTCCTGGAGCAGGCGGGCGAGAAGCCGCCGCGCACCTGGGACGAGCTCGCCCGGCAGGCCCGCACCCTCGCGCCGCGCCACGGACTCGACGGCTACGCGGGCCAGTTCCTGCCCTACGAGGGCCTGACCGTCAACGTCACCGAGGCGGTGCACTCGGCGGGCGGCTCGGTGCTGCGCGACGACGGGGCGCGGGTGAGCGTGGACTCCCGGGCGGCCCGCGACGGGCTCTCCTTCCTGGCCGCCGGCGTGCGCGAGGGGTGGATCCCGCGCGAGGCCCTCGGCTGGAAGGAGGAGGAGTCCCGGCAGGCGTTCCAGGACGGGCGGCTGCTGTTCCTGCGCAACTGGCCCTACGTGTACGCCGAGGCCGCGGCGAAGGACTCCCCGGTGGCCGGCCGGATCGGCACGGTGCCCCTGCCGGGGCCCGACGGCCCCGGCACCAGTGTGCTCGGCGGGTCCAACCTCGCCGTCAGCAGCCATTCGCGCCACCCCGCGTCGGCCGCCGACCTGATCGCGTACCTGACGGGCGAACGGGTCCAGCGGCGGGTGCTCACCGAGGGGGCCCTCCCGCCGGTGCGGGCGGCGCTCTACGAGGACCCGGCGCTGATCCGGGACCACCCGTATCTGCCCACCCTGCGCGAGAGCGTGCTGACAGCCGTGCCCCGGCCCAAGAGCCCGCGCTACGACCAGGTGAGCCTCGCCGTGCAGGCGGTCGCGCAAGACGTCATGGCGCTGCGCCAGAGCCCGGACCTGGCCGTCGGACGGCTGGCCCGCGAGCTGTCGGCGATCTCCCGCCGGGGCTGA
- a CDS encoding glycoside hydrolase family 13 protein has translation MLSTLVAGTGHLSRAAAAPDAWWRDAVIYQVYVRSFLDSTGDGIGDLAGVRAGLPYLRKLGVDGIWLSPFYPSPQHDHGYDVADYCDVDPVYGDLDEFDRLTADARRLGLKLLLDIVPNHCSSAHPWFREALAAPAGSPARARFHFAPGRGPGGDEPPNNWRAMFGGPAWTRTTEPDGTPGEWYLHLFTPEQPDLNWRDPAVGDTFESVLRFWLDRGVDGFRIDVAAGLFKHPELPDSDDPEADERSRDSVNPLAWNQPEVHDVWRRWRRVCDEYAALDGRERLLVGEVSVPTAREHAEYVRPDELHQAFFFDLLSAPWDAAAFRSVIDEAVRDIAGTGSTVTWVLNNHDQVRTVTRYAGEPGVEGSGLGAARARAAALLMLALPGAAYVYQGEELGLPEVLDLPDEVLTDPIFRRTGSRKHIRDGCRVPLPWSGHASPFGFSQGAAGARPWLPQPEWFAEHATDRALADTRSFWHLYRDGLQLRHSLPQLGDGTLRWLDAPPQVLAMVRGDGLVCAVNFGTDPVPAPVTGTPLLSSGPCPDGVLPGATAAWWTADHTGERPAAPSL, from the coding sequence ATGCTCAGCACCCTCGTGGCCGGCACCGGCCACCTCTCCCGCGCCGCCGCGGCCCCCGACGCCTGGTGGCGCGACGCGGTGATCTACCAGGTCTACGTCCGCAGCTTCCTCGACAGCACCGGGGACGGCATCGGGGACCTGGCCGGCGTCCGCGCCGGACTGCCCTACCTCCGCAAGCTCGGGGTCGACGGCATCTGGCTCAGCCCGTTCTACCCGTCGCCGCAGCACGACCACGGCTACGACGTCGCCGACTACTGCGACGTCGACCCCGTCTACGGCGACCTCGACGAGTTCGACCGGCTCACCGCCGACGCCCGGCGCCTCGGGCTGAAGCTGCTGCTCGACATCGTCCCCAACCACTGCTCCAGCGCCCACCCGTGGTTCCGCGAGGCGCTCGCCGCCCCCGCCGGCAGCCCCGCCCGCGCCCGCTTCCACTTCGCGCCGGGCCGCGGCCCCGGCGGCGACGAGCCCCCCAACAACTGGCGCGCGATGTTCGGCGGGCCCGCCTGGACCCGCACCACCGAGCCCGACGGCACCCCGGGGGAGTGGTACCTGCACCTGTTCACCCCCGAGCAGCCCGACCTCAACTGGCGCGACCCGGCCGTCGGGGACACCTTCGAGTCCGTGCTGCGCTTCTGGCTCGACCGGGGCGTCGACGGCTTCCGCATCGATGTCGCGGCCGGTCTCTTCAAGCACCCCGAACTGCCCGACTCCGACGACCCGGAGGCCGACGAGCGCAGCCGGGACTCCGTCAACCCGCTCGCCTGGAACCAGCCCGAGGTGCACGACGTCTGGCGGCGCTGGCGCCGGGTGTGCGACGAGTACGCGGCGCTGGACGGCCGCGAGCGGCTGCTCGTCGGAGAGGTGTCCGTGCCCACCGCGCGCGAGCACGCCGAGTACGTGCGCCCCGACGAACTGCACCAGGCGTTCTTCTTCGACCTGCTCAGCGCGCCCTGGGACGCCGCCGCCTTCCGGTCCGTGATCGACGAGGCCGTCCGGGACATCGCCGGCACCGGATCCACCGTCACCTGGGTGCTCAACAACCACGACCAGGTCCGCACTGTCACCCGCTACGCCGGCGAGCCCGGCGTGGAGGGCAGCGGACTCGGCGCCGCCCGCGCCCGCGCGGCCGCCCTGCTGATGCTGGCCCTCCCCGGCGCCGCCTACGTCTACCAGGGCGAGGAGCTCGGACTCCCCGAGGTCCTCGACCTCCCCGACGAGGTGCTGACCGACCCCATCTTCCGCCGCACCGGCAGCCGCAAGCACATCCGCGACGGCTGCCGCGTCCCGCTGCCCTGGTCCGGCCATGCTTCCCCGTTCGGCTTCAGCCAGGGCGCGGCCGGGGCCCGGCCGTGGCTGCCGCAGCCCGAGTGGTTCGCCGAGCACGCCACGGACCGGGCCCTGGCCGACACCCGCTCCTTCTGGCACCTCTACCGCGACGGCCTCCAGCTGCGGCACTCGCTGCCCCAGCTGGGCGACGGCACGCTGCGGTGGCTGGACGCCCCGCCCCAGGTGCTGGCCATGGTCCGCGGCGACGGACTGGTCTGCGCGGTCAACTTCGGCACCGACCCCGTGCCCGCACCCGTCACCGGGACCCCGCTGCTCTCCAGCGGCCCCTGCCCCGACGGCGTGCTCCCCGGCGCCACCGCCGCCTGGTGGACCGCCGACCACACCGGCGAGCGGCCCGCCGCCCCCTCACTGTGA
- a CDS encoding ABC transporter substrate-binding protein, which yields MRSNPRTPRRIAATAAAALAVALTATACGGSTTPASGGELSGKTVTVAGVWTGSEQKNFKKVLDAFTEKTGAKTVFVPSGDNVSTFVGSKIEGGNAPDVVMVPQVGVLQQFAQEGWLTPLSDTAAKTAADGVAPVWKEYGTVDGAYYGLYFKAAHKSTVWYSPDAFTQAGVGEPGTYEEMLETGRTLADSGRPAFAIAGEDGWTLTDWFENIYLSQAGPEKYDQLAKHELKWTDESVVTALTTLGEVFKDKQLVAGGAQGALRTDFPASVEQVFGPEPKAGMVYEGDFVGGVAKDEFGRKPGEDAKFFPFPPVGGGEAPVVSGGDAAVVLKDGKNAEAGMKLLEFLATPEAAEIWAGAGGFLSPNKNVSLDAYSDDTAKKTAESLVKAGDAVRFDMSDQAPAAFGGTKGAGEWKLLQDFLRDPSDPKGTAAKLEAAAAKAYGN from the coding sequence ATGCGATCCAACCCCCGCACCCCCAGGCGCATCGCCGCCACCGCGGCGGCCGCGCTCGCCGTCGCCCTGACGGCCACCGCCTGCGGCGGCAGCACCACCCCCGCGAGCGGAGGCGAGCTCAGCGGCAAGACGGTCACCGTGGCCGGCGTGTGGACCGGCAGCGAACAGAAGAACTTCAAGAAGGTGCTCGACGCCTTCACCGAGAAGACCGGCGCCAAGACGGTCTTCGTGCCCTCCGGCGACAACGTCTCCACGTTCGTCGGCAGCAAGATCGAGGGCGGCAACGCCCCCGACGTGGTGATGGTCCCGCAGGTCGGCGTCCTCCAGCAGTTCGCCCAGGAGGGCTGGCTCACGCCGCTGTCCGACACCGCGGCGAAGACCGCCGCGGACGGCGTCGCCCCGGTGTGGAAGGAGTACGGCACCGTCGACGGCGCCTACTACGGCCTCTACTTCAAGGCCGCCCACAAGTCGACGGTCTGGTACAGCCCCGACGCCTTCACCCAGGCCGGCGTGGGCGAGCCCGGCACCTACGAGGAGATGCTGGAGACCGGCCGCACCCTCGCCGACTCCGGCCGCCCCGCCTTCGCGATAGCCGGCGAGGACGGCTGGACCCTCACCGACTGGTTCGAGAACATCTACCTCTCCCAGGCCGGGCCGGAGAAGTACGACCAGCTCGCCAAGCACGAGCTGAAGTGGACGGACGAGAGCGTCGTCACGGCCCTCACCACGCTCGGCGAGGTCTTCAAGGACAAGCAGCTCGTCGCCGGCGGCGCCCAGGGCGCGCTGCGCACGGACTTCCCCGCCTCCGTCGAGCAGGTCTTCGGCCCCGAGCCGAAGGCCGGCATGGTCTACGAGGGCGACTTCGTCGGCGGCGTCGCCAAGGACGAGTTCGGCCGCAAGCCGGGCGAGGACGCCAAGTTCTTCCCGTTCCCCCCGGTCGGCGGCGGCGAGGCGCCCGTCGTCAGCGGCGGTGACGCCGCGGTCGTCCTCAAGGACGGCAAGAACGCCGAGGCCGGGATGAAGCTGCTGGAGTTCCTGGCCACCCCCGAGGCCGCCGAGATCTGGGCCGGCGCCGGCGGCTTCCTGTCGCCGAACAAGAACGTGAGCCTCGACGCGTACTCCGACGACACCGCCAAGAAGACCGCCGAGTCCCTGGTCAAGGCCGGCGACGCGGTCCGCTTCGACATGTCCGACCAGGCGCCCGCCGCCTTCGGCGGCACCAAGGGAGCGGGCGAGTGGAAGCTCCTCCAGGACTTCCTGCGCGACCCGTCCGACCCCAAGGGCACCGCCGCGAAGCTGGAGGCCGCGGCGGCCAAGGCCTACGGGAACTGA